TGTCTATACCAGGttccccaaaaaaagaaaccttcAGTTTGGATCTTGGAgataatttttttgtctttgtcattGTTGTATTCCTCTTGTGAAGAGGTCGCTTCCCGATATACAAAGGGAGAACGTGTTGCCTTCATCCACTTGGCAATTGAGCCATTGTAAGACATCCtcagcactttaaaaatatagacatgcacaaaagaaaaatgttaaatcTACAATGTCAAATCTGGCATTAAAAGTTTAGTCAAAAATAACACCACCCCCCACAAGGCCAAGATTATGCTAAGATACaccacacactttgtgtgtgtgtgtgtatatatatatatatatatatatatatatatatatatatatatatatatatatatatatatatatatatatatatatatatatgtgtatacacacacacacacacacacacacacatacacttatatCTTTTGAAAACAGGTATTTGAAGGTCAAAGACACACAAGTAATAGTACCTTTGAAAGTTTTGTTCATTTGAGCTGGTACCATTGCTTTCACTGTCAACAATTCTGCAGACAGACAGTCACAATCGAATCATTTAAATCACTGAGTTGAAATTACATTGAAATTACATTACAGAACTATATCCTTTTTTATAGTTATGGTGTTCATGAATATTATCCAATATTTAATAAGGTACCGTAGTCCACACTCTGATGCGTGACTCTCAATCATTTGATATGGAATACAACATGGCACACAGGGCATTCAGCACTCTGAAAACATCATGCAGATTAAAATACTTTGCTAAGattgcaaaatgaaaaaaaggaaatgaaaatttCACCATTTCTCCTTGATCCTCAGCACAGTCAGAAGACACATGGTGGTCCTAAATATGGTTATGAATACACAAAACAGTATGAAacaactttaattttaaaatttcaggaaattaaactgaaaatatgacaGCAAAGTAGCTGACATACATCATCAGAAGAactgtgcagatgaattgtctCCTCCTTGCAGCTCTTAATGTGTAAAAGAAGCGCTTGCAATGGAAACATCTTCCCGCAGGTTGTGCAAGTAACTCTGGGCATATGCTCAAATTCTTTGGCTTCTGGTGGTAGTGGAGTAGTGTCCATATTTTCCTGTATGGGAGCAATGTAAATCATAGACTCTCCATTTGCACTAACACCTTTAAGCTGTTGCCCTGTGTAGCCATCTGAGTCAGGGGGAATGACTGCCAATTTGCGCTGTCCACTCCCACCttaaaatggagaaaaagcTGATGTAGTGACTGACATTACAAACATTCAGAACCTGACAAAGAAATTCCACAACACTTTTGGCTGCAACtgtgaagaatctaaaataatgGAAATGTGAAAGGACTAAATGTCTGTAATACAAGAAAAAACATTCCTATACAAAGAGATCCCCTAGAAATATGTTTACATTTGTTAGTGACAGAGACATAAACACTAATGCCAATCAGTTAATCCATTAAACTCAAAATACTTGTGACTGTAACACTAACTTATAAATCATAACCTTTGgaccttcattcttttgttgTGTAACATTTTGATCCTTTCTGACCAtaattttatattgtttaaaaGTTTTTTGACTTGACTTAGTCATTCTCTCACCATCTTCTCTCACCTTTTTACACAACATAGTATGTAATAGATTTTTCAAATTGGGAAATTTGTTGAGCTGTAGCAGCAAAACTTTGATCATAAAAAGCATTATATATCAATAGATTTGGAAAGGGATTaaaaaatgagaataaaaatgATCTTTATACAGACCATGACATATTTTAAAAGGTTACTGAAATGTTACTGTGCAAACATACACAAAACAGCTATATAATTCAGTGTAAACTATATGTAACTActtgtttgtgtgcataaaTATGCTGCAAATAAGAGCTATAAACTGTTTTTATAAGTTCTTgattaatcagaatcagaatactttattgatcccaaagggaaattactattgttacagctgcaaccgtttcatttaaacgagtaaaacCTCTTAAAACTCTTAAAAATACTTATCTGCAGCTTTGTGAAgcaaccaccccccccccccccccccccccccccgcacacaCTTCCAAGTTTTGGGTATGCATTAAGGAGCAAATCTGTCAACTTATAAAATAGATTggaaattaaacaaacaatatATGAAATTTTCAAAGGTCTTATGTTTTCACTCATCTGATCAAAAAAGATGTAACATACTTTTACGTGTAAACATATACAAACCTCTGAATGAGTAATATTCTCGTTAACAGTTAAAGCCCGTTTTCNNNNNNNNNNNNNNNNNNNNNNNNNNNNNNNNNNNNNNNNNNNNNNNNNNNNNNNNNNNNNNNNNNNNNNNNNNNNNNNNNNNNNNNNNNNNNNNNNNGCACCCTGATTAGTTAAAGCCTTATTAAAACTTTTGTCTTTTAAGTTTCATATTCTAAATTAAAGACAGTGACCTCACTTCCTCTATTTGTTTCTTCCtacatattcattaaaaaactcacttaaaatttaaagagaaataatgaaaaccttTACATTATATTAATTGCACGAGATAcaggtgtttcttttttttaagagtatGAACTGCATTAAAATACCTATGGGTTTGTCTACATTTGTTATTGtatatgaatacattttactcaaGTTTGGAGCCTGCAGTAGCAAAGACATCAGGTAAAATGTGAGAGGCTTTTTATGCACTTTGTGACTTATGAGCACACTTTGGTTTAGATTTAAGTTATTGtgtgaaataaaatgcaggCTGTGATGAAGCAGCTTTGATGGATGCTAAACATCATCTGTGATTAAAAACTATAAAGTAAATAATCATCAGGTTCCACATTCAGGCCAGAAATGAGTGGGCGGAGCCACTGAGCTTCGATCCGCCCAGCGACCGTCACGCCGCCTGTTCTCTATTACGTCCGCAGAGCAGCCATAAGTACACAGAGGCTGCAGCGTGACTTTCATTCGACTTTGATCGTTTAAAGAAGAAACTGTAACCATGAGTGGAAGGGGCAAAGGAGGCAAGGGACTCGGAAAAGGAGGCGCCAAGCGTCACCGTAAAGTTCTCCGCGATAACATCCAGGGCATCACCAAGCCCGCCATCCGCCGTCTGGCTCGCCGTGGCGGAGTCAAGCGTATCTCCGGTCTGATCTACGAGGAGACCCGCGGTGTGCTGAAGGTGTTCCTGGAGAACGTGATCCGTGACGCCGTCACCTACACCGAGCACGCCAAGAGGAAGACCGTGACCGCCATGGACGTGGTGTACGCTCTGAAGAGGCAGGGCCGCACTCTGTACGGCTTCGGCGGCTAAACTCACTCCCAGCAACCGAGACAAcaacggctcttttaagagccACACACCTCAGATAAAGAGCTCTGTCCACATGTCTTTacagtccggcctgttaaggttcaacacacaggcgcatcatgtacattgtatatagtgttatcattattagtagtagtattaaggttaatcttgtttgttgattttttttttatattatttatttatttttatttttttatatatatatatatatatatatagataatgtatatgtatgtatatatatatatatatgtatgtatatatatatatatatatatgatgtgtatatatatatgtatatatgtagtatatatatatgtatatatgtatatatatatatatatgtgtatatatatatatatatatgtatatatatatatatgtgtatatatatatatatatgtgtatatatatatatatatgtgtatatatatatatatgtgtatatattatatgtatatgtgtatatatatatatatataatgtatatatatatatatatatgtgtatgtatgtatatatgtatatatatgtatgtatatatgtatatatcgtatgtatatatgtatatatatatgtgtatatatgtatatgtatatgtatatatgtatttatatatatgtatatatatatgtatgtatatgtagatatatatgtatatatacatatacatatatatatatctatacatatacatatatacatatacatatatatataatatatatatatatatacataatatatatatatgtatatgtatatgtattgtatatatgtatatatatatatgtatatatatatatgtatatatatataggtatatatatatatatgtatatatatatatatgtatatgtatatattgtatatatatgtatatatatatatatatgtatatatatatatatgtatattatatatgtatatatgtataatatgtatatatatatatataggtatatatatgtatatatatgtatatgatatgtatatgtatatgtatgtatatgtatatatatatatatattaatatatatgtatatatatatgtatatatataatattatataatatattatatattatatattatatatatgtttttgtcatagtactggaaagaatttaaaactactttcacccctgctttCAGTAAAGGTGCATGTTGAAGGTCAGTCAGTGAGGTTCAGCTCCTCTGAGTGTCAAAGATAAGTGCTATCATATGGCAGCGTTACTGATTTGGATGAACGTGTCACACAGATGTGGAAGAAAGTGAAGCATCCAAAGCAGACGAGTGTCTGAGAGGACACCATCAACAACACAAGATGAgtcattcatttaaaatcctCTTTGTTCTAATTAGTCTGAACCTCATTTAAAGTCAGCCTTGTGTTTTATGAAGCCAAATTAGTGCacataaaaactgttaaaatgtgCTTCTTGGGAACAGTCCTAATAAAATGCTGTTAATATTGATTATAGCATTCTCCTTTGAAATGATTCTATTTAATTACTCAGactatcattttctttttttttttttttttttttttttcttcttactgcTGGAATCAAAAGACTCacaaataacatgaaaaaactggagtctatgagataaatatgattcaaaccactgcagtgcagtacctttaatacctatagcaagctctaatctctgtaataaaatgttatggtcaacagtatcaaagctgcactgaggtccaacaggacaagaacagagatgagtccactgtcagaggctgtaagaagatcattggtaaccttcactaatgctgtttctgtactgtgatgaattctgaaacctgactgaaactcttcaaataaaccgttcctctgcagatgatcagttagctgttttacaactactctttcaagagtctttgagagaaaaggaaggttggagattggcctcttcctgttccatCATGACTGCACACCACTGCACAAAGCAGGACCATGAAGATGTGGATGAGTCAGTTTGAAGTGGAAGAACTTGACAGAGTCCTCTGGAGTCGACAGATGTGGGAGCTTAACATTTGTACTGATTGGTCCCCCGTTGTTCTTTTCATTAATTATACTGCAAATTTGCTTTGTGCATAAAATATTCCAATTTGTATCTAAAATATTCCAACTAGCCATAAAATCTCCAAATATAAGTTTGTAGAAAGGAACACCAGATCCCACTCTGCCTCTTAATTTAATCTGTTTACTTTCATCTTCGCTAATCCAAAAGGTTTTCTGTGTCTTGCATCATGATGATCTGTCACCTGTCACAGGGGGTTACGTTCCACAGCCCGCatgataggtgaaaatccacaaagtagcactgttatatttattttataatttatatatattttaaggctttaaagaCCCCTCCATCTCTCTTAGTACAAcgtgaatgatgaagatgatgacttatgtagctgtgcagtattGATGGTGATGAAGGTGGCGCAGCATCTTCACCCTCGGCTGTAACTTGTATTTCTGCTGAAGGTGTAGGAGTAACTTATCTCTTCCTCCGAGTCATGAGCAGTTATGGGGAGTTACAGAAACACCTGTATAGCACAAAATCCTgtaatatagtgaaaactctgcAAAACAgaattaataatatttttttaaatctgcgacagtgaagctgcaataagtgaaccgcGATATAGCGATGGACCACtgcacaaacatttttaataactgGGATTTTGAGTTTCATACTCACATCTCACAAGAAACCTCATATCTCAAGCCTCAACGATTACCGGCCAGTGGCACTCACCCcggtggtgatgaagtgttttgacaAACTGGTCCAGGGTCACATCACAGCACTTCTCCCTCCTGGCTTTGACCCACACCAGTTTgcttacagagccaacaggtccaCAGAGGTGCAGGAACCACAGCCCTCCATgctgcactgcagcacctgGAGCAGCAGGGAGCTATGTGTAGATGCTCTTCGTGGACTacagctctgcttttaatacTATCCTCCCTCACAGCCTGGTGAACAAACTGGGGAATCTGGGTCTTCCTCACTCCACCTGCACGTGGATTATGAGCTTCCTGACCGTCCGACAGCAGAGAGTTAGGGTGGgaaaacacacatccactgcCCTCAGCCTCAGTACTGGccctccacagggctgtgtgctcagtccccTGCTCTATTCActgtacacacatgactgcaccccCGCCTACCACAGCAAcaccatcatcaagtttgctgatgatgGTGGGGCTCATCTCAGGAGGCGACGAGTCCGCCTACAGGGGTGAGATAGAGCGGCTGCTAGTGCGGTGCAGGGAGAACGATCTGCTCCTCAACACCTCAAACACAACAGAGCTGGTAATAGACCACTAACCATCGTGGGAGTCTGTGTGGAGAGGGGGACTGACTCCTGTTTCCTGGGGGGTCACACTGAGCAGGGCCTCACATGGAGCACAAACACCTCTGacaaaaaaggcccagcagagactGGACTTCCTGAAGGTTCTCAAGAAGAATCTGCTGGTATCCTTCTACAAGTGGTCCACAGAGAGCGTACTAACGTCCTGTATTTGTGTATAACAGCAGCTCAAAGTTCTCCAGAGGGTTGTGACTACAGCCCAAATATCAtgggctgccctctcccctcactgGAGGACTCACACAGTGACCGCTGTATGAAAGAAGCACAAAATATCATAACAGACCCTTCGGACACTCTTTGTCTGCACTGTTGCCTTCAGGCAGAAGATGCAGAGCATtaagaacaaacacaaacagactcagAGACAGTTTGTACCTCACAGCAACAACCAAACTACATGCAACGCAAACAACCCACAAAATCATCATGTAAGacgtgtgtgtgagaatgttagTGATTTGTTATTATTTCTAATGTTGTGTGCAAATGATTAGTTACTATagctattattttaatattatagtgaatatttatttatttgtttgtttttttaggcaCTGACTGATGGCacttttaattttgttgacaaaaaagagatctatctatctattgatCAAATCTGTCACTCCCAAACCTccatttcttttacttttattcttcaGGATTCTTTGTGTTACTTTGTGATTTGTTGCTCAGATCAACTTGACACACAGTTTAAGTGTCAGGATGACTTTCTGAGGaggtggaaacacagcagccagaAATAGTAACTTTGAAACGATGTGGGTTTTAACAGCTTTAATACGTGctttataatttgtattattttccCATCTTAGAACTTTTTGACCAGTTTGTGTGACAGCTGTCATTTCCATCAATCCAAATTCCTAAAACTTTGATTTTGTCTTTGACCTGGATATCTATCCTGGGCctgtctgacctttgacctcggTCCTATCCTCCTCCTGTTTTATCTTGGCTCAGTTTGGCTCCTGATGCCAAGAACTCGAACCGTCTCAGGAGGCCATTTAATTCTCCCAGTTCTTGGTTTTTAATGAttactgtgacatcatcagtgtAAGCCACAGCAGTCACTTTATGACTCACAGATTATATCCTTTAAAGGGGGATCTTATTTTTAATAACAGACACACAGCCAGAACATACAGAGCTGCACTTAATGGACATCCTAGTTTCACTCCACAGGATGAACGGCTCCCTCTGAATCCATTTACTTTGATTTGTACCACAGATTTTTAAATAAGAGTTGAACCATTTTAATAAACCCTTCAGGCCTCCCATATGCCTTCATAACTGCCCATAAATATGAGTGCGAGATGAAATCAGAGCCTTCTTTTTGGTCCACACCAAGAATGAACAGCTCAGCATcattatgacagctgggataggctggagcctatcccagctgtcatagggcgaaaggcagggtacaccctgaacaggtcgccagcctgtcacagggccaacacagagagacaaacaacctttcacgctcacattcacacctgtgggctaTTTAGAATAGcccattaacctaaccccagtaaacgcatgtctttggactgtgggaggaaacccacacaagcatggggagaacatgcaaactccacacagagagagatggaggggcctgggccaagtgctaaccactgcgccaccgcgCTGCccaaaatgatgtaatcaaTATTACAAATTTCATTATTTATCAGATCTGGGTCAGATCATTCATCTGatcttcttcttcagttttcACTTTCATACACTTCAGTGTAATATAATTATTAACattgtatttcagttttttaatgtgatttatttcacaacatttaaatactgtaaaatCTCTTTAACTTCTGTTTGTAATTCTGTTAATAAATCCTGATCTCTGAGACATTTAGTATTTAGTTTACAGTAACTTTTAAAATGGTAACCTTACTGATGATGACCTTAACCAGCATGTAGTCCAACCAATCAGAAATTAACTTTTCATAATGAAAACCTGAGCTTGAGGAGAAATCCTGTCTCTCCTTGTTTTGGTGTTTGGGTCAAACGTGGTGAAATGTGAGGATTTAAGATCCTGTAAGTGTCTCTGAGGGAGGCTTCAGAGACACGTTGATCAGCACGTTTCCTCCACGAGTTCTTTTCaaggctgcagcagctcttGTTACAGCATTAAAGGCTGTTGTCTCACAGTTTCCGGTTTAAGTTAAGAACAGCGGATACAGATTCCAGCATGAATGCATTATTGAACTGAAGTTCTGATTCATCCAGCTCTGAATTACAGGTGTGTTTATCAGGCTGTAGTTTATCAGTTATGCCTGAAACAACGTCAGCACTTacacaattaaacaaataaGCTCGTTTGTACTTAAACTATATAATAAAGTTATTAAAACTCACCTTGTGTCATTTCCAcacagagaaggaagaaacatctTCTCCAAATTTCTGCAccgacagaaaaagaaaaagaaaaatgtctgcGCTGCTTCGTACACCTGTGGTGCGTTCAAGGTACCTCTGTAAAGCTATGATGAGTTCCTAAACGTAGGAAATTTTACCTTATTATAACTCTAAACATAATGCTATTAGCCAAAGCTAAGCGTAAACAGCGTGGGCTTTCTAACAAGTATTAAAATGTCCACATAAGATTATATCATAACCAACTTCTAATGGTTGTTTCAGCTTCTTAAACAAGATCGTTTTCTTAGTTCTCTCAGGAGCAGTGTACACATTAATGACAGATTCTTTGGTCTATAACAAAAACAATCCACTAGAAGAAGTCTCCCAGGGATAATGTCTCTTCTTTTAATAACAGTCACCTCCGGGTGCTTAAAGACAATGCCCACCCCATCAGCACTGTTTTCCCCAATAGAGATTATCGAGTGTCCTTGTCCCCACATGTGTCTTAAATCAGCCACATCCCTGTCACTCTTCAGTCTCAGTTGTTGTAGACACAGAATGTCAAAGTCCACATTTAATAAAAAGTCTCTAACATTCCAGGTCACCATGTTGAGTAAGCCCATATATGAAAACCCAATAAAGataatgttggaaaaaaaaaatttccaaacAGAAGTTTATAAAAGGGAGCACCAgatctttgctcttcctctcagtttcatccactgattttcagttcctTTAATCCAAAAAGCTCTTCTGTTCATTGcagatgtttttaataaatgggATTTTAATGCTCAGATCTGTTGCTCCCAAACcaccatttcttttatttttatacttcAATATTCTTTGTGTTACCTCACGGTTTGTTCCCCATATCAGTTTTACACACAATTTATTGAGTGTCATAATGACTTTGTGTGGGGGAGGAAACacagtggcaaaaaaaagaagtttagaAATGATGTgaattttaacaattttaaTGCGTGCTTTAtaattagtgtttttattttcccattttaagaCTTCTTCTTTAACCAATTTATGTGGCAACTATCGTTTCCAGTAATCCATATTCCTAAGACTTTGATTTCATTCCTAACCTGGATGTCTATGATGGGCCTGTTTAAGCTTCTATCCACACACCTTCAGTTTTGTCCTTGTTCAGCATGGCTCCAGATGCTGATTCGTACTGTTTGAGGTATCATTTAATCTCTCTAGTTCTTCTTGATTTTTTATAATTACAGTGACATCATGTGCATAAGCCATGGCAATCCCTTTATGTGTCTCATCAAGCATACAGCCTTTAAAATGAGGatctttattaattatttttaataaaggacTGATGGCTAATACATATAATGCTGCACTTAAAGGACACCCTTGCTTCACTCCACGGGAAATCTCAAATGGTTCACTCAAGGTCCCGTTAACCTTTATTTGC
The window above is part of the Archocentrus centrarchus isolate MPI-CPG fArcCen1 chromosome 14, fArcCen1, whole genome shotgun sequence genome. Proteins encoded here:
- the LOC115792294 gene encoding histone H4, which codes for MSGRGKGGKGLGKGGAKRHRKVLRDNIQGITKPAIRRLARRGGVKRISGLIYEETRGVLKVFLENVIRDAVTYTEHAKRKTVTAMDVVYALKRQGRTLYGFGG